In Bubalus kerabau isolate K-KA32 ecotype Philippines breed swamp buffalo chromosome 4, PCC_UOA_SB_1v2, whole genome shotgun sequence, one DNA window encodes the following:
- the LOC129651762 gene encoding olfactory receptor 13C2-like: MEWENQTILVEFFLKGLSGYPRLELLFFVVVLIMYVVILLGNGTLILIITLDSHLHTPMYFFLGNLSFLDICYTTVFIPSVLVSFLSEKKTISFSGCAVQMFLGLAMGTTECVLLGMMAFDRYVAICNPLRYSVIMSKGSYVPMAAGSWLIGVVNSAVQTECVVQLPFCKNNVINHFACEILAVMKLACADISGNEFIMLVATTLFTMTPLLLIIISYTLIIMSMLRIRSSEGRSKVFSTCSAHLTVVIIFYGTILFMYMKPKSKETLNSDDMDATDKLVSFFYGVMTPMINPLIYSLRNKDVKEAVKHLLRRKIFNK, encoded by the coding sequence atggaatgggaaaaccAAACCATTCTGGTGGAATTTTTTCTGAAGGGGCTTTCTGGTTATCCAAGGCTTGAATTACTCTTTTTTGTGGTAGTCTTAATAATGTATGTGGTCATCCTTCTGGGAAATGGTACCCTCATTCTCATCATCACTTTAGACTCCCACCTTCACACCCCTATGTACTTCTTCCTGGGGAACCTCTCCTTCCTGGACATCTGCTACACCACTGTCTTCATTCCCTCCGTGCTGGTGAGCTTCCTCTCAGAAAAAAAGACGATCTCCTTCTCTGGCTGTGCTGTGCAGATGTTCCTTGGCTTGGCCATGGGGACAACAGAGTGTGTGCTCCTGGGCATGATGGCCTTTGACCGGTATGTGGCTATTTGCAACCCTCTGAGATATTCTGTCATCATGAGCAAGGGTTCCTATGTGCCCATGGCAGCTGGCTCCTGGCTCATAGGAGTTGTCAACTCTGCAGTACAAACTGAGTGTGTAGTACAATTGCCCTTCTGCAAGAATAATGTCATCAATCATTTCGCCTGTGAAATTCTGGCTGTCATGAAATTGGCCTGTGCTGATATCTCAGGTAACGAGTTCATCATGCTTGTGGCCACAACCTTATTCACAATGACACCATTATTGTTAATCATTATCTCTTACACATTAATTATTATGAGCATGCTCAGAATTCGCTCTTCTGAGGGGAGAAGCAAAGTCTTCTCTACCTGCTCAGCCCATTTGACTGTGGTGATAATATTCTACGGAACCATTCTCTTCATGTACATGAAGCCCAAGTCTAAAGAGACACTTAATTCAGATGACATGGATGCTACTGACAAACTTGTATCTTTTTTCTATGGAGTGATGACTCCTATGATTAATCCTTTAATCTATAGTCTCAGGAACAAGGATGTGAAGGAAGCAGTAAAACATTTACtgagaagaaaaatttttaataagtaa